A DNA window from Amycolatopsis sp. DSM 110486 contains the following coding sequences:
- a CDS encoding VOC family protein — protein sequence MAPTETDVAKLTEARDQLRDKHLHPAAVRPTTAGRGIHHTALLSSDVERTINFYQDVLGFPLTELIENRDYPGSSHFFFDVGNGNAVAFFDLPGLDLGPYAEVLGGLHHLALSLTPENWAGARDRLDKAGVKYLEESGTSIYFTDPDGARIELIADNLGEMYGSKIG from the coding sequence ATGGCACCAACCGAGACAGACGTCGCGAAGCTCACCGAAGCCCGCGACCAGCTGCGGGACAAGCACCTCCACCCGGCCGCCGTCCGGCCCACGACCGCGGGCCGCGGCATCCACCACACCGCGCTGCTCTCCAGTGACGTCGAGCGGACGATCAACTTCTACCAGGACGTGCTCGGCTTCCCGCTCACCGAACTGATCGAGAACCGGGACTACCCGGGCTCCAGCCACTTCTTCTTCGACGTCGGCAACGGCAACGCGGTCGCCTTCTTCGACCTGCCGGGTCTCGACCTCGGCCCGTACGCGGAGGTCCTCGGCGGCCTGCACCACCTCGCGCTCTCGCTGACGCCGGAGAACTGGGCCGGCGCGCGCGACCGCCTCGACAAGGCGGGCGTGAAGTACCTGGAGGAGAGCGGCACGTCCATCTACTTCACCGACCCCGACGGCGCGCGTATCGAGCTCATCGCCGACAACCTCGGTGAGATGTA